The proteins below come from a single Vibrio cyclitrophicus genomic window:
- a CDS encoding cystatin domain-containing protein encodes MKKTLLVTLVGVVVLAGCSQKGEAMNQSQENTNPICSTQNLTGGWSKSDITPQAEQALDAVLGQMNTAAELKQILSVRTQVVAGLNYAIEFEMDNGEVWNTIVYRSLQGDIEMMEVAQQGRLCQ; translated from the coding sequence ATGAAAAAAACATTACTGGTTACTTTGGTAGGCGTTGTGGTTTTGGCTGGGTGCAGTCAGAAGGGAGAAGCTATGAACCAATCACAAGAGAATACGAATCCAATCTGTAGCACTCAAAACCTTACCGGTGGTTGGTCGAAAAGTGATATCACGCCTCAGGCAGAGCAAGCTTTAGACGCAGTTCTTGGTCAAATGAACACTGCAGCTGAGCTCAAACAAATTCTGAGTGTTCGTACTCAGGTCGTTGCTGGCTTGAACTATGCTATTGAGTTTGAAATGGATAATGGTGAGGTATGGAATACTATCGTCTATCGTTCGTTACAAGGTGATATCGAGATGATGGAAGTCGCGCAACAAGGCCGTTTGTGCCAATAA
- a CDS encoding M9 family metallopeptidase produces MSHTRLFPRHRLAIACILASVSSFSFAEHQCDVIDLQQAADLALSVSAANNRCYGSWFSAPENALNNIYSEASLSRIQIALSLEVAGYRGEEQQARKIENLGEFVRAAYYVRYNAQAEDFSKALSQRFAQSTNAFLANTNALDQGREQVGAMKSLTLMVDNVKQLPLTMDAQLAALRHFNQETAQDSQWVDGLNNLFRAMAGHAARDDFYDYMASHTQHIDTLAVFARDNTWALDTDASFLVYNAVRETGRLLASPDKSTKDKALRFMQQVMVQNPLGSEHDKLWLAAVEMMGYYAPDGLNGLDLEQAKRDLSMRVLPNRHECQGPAIIRSQDLTQAQSQEACDVLAGKEADFHQIANTGQQPVADDNNERVEVAVFGSKGSYTDYSAFLFGNTTDNGGQYLEGNPSEVGNVARFVAYRYANGDDLSIFNLEHEYTHYLDARFNQYGSFNDNLAHGYVVWWLEGFAEFMHYKQGYDAAVGLIRSGKMSLSDVLATTYSHDSNRIYRWGYLAVRFMIEEHPQEVQSLLALSRAGKFSEWAQQVKVLGLQYNGEFERWLDTVSSEPTKPTDPTEPTDPTNPTDQAIVLAANQGVVLSGEAYSEQLFYVDVPENTTHFEVSIEGSALGQSDADLYMSYNKEAHYYDFEFSQYGNGSNEVVTFEPEASGYIQTGRYYMSIAGRTDFNDVKLLASLETETLPPPAQEQDDLTPIIFESGQPQIITVHQRRYAAVYVPGGVQEVRVWLTDKKATQSDTGNVDLFASRSYWPTAGKYEYTSNYTGSNEYLQIPVSEVGYLHFLLSADLEGDDVEMLVYVH; encoded by the coding sequence ATGTCTCATACCCGTTTATTCCCGCGTCATCGTTTGGCGATCGCTTGCATCCTTGCCAGTGTTTCCAGCTTCTCTTTTGCCGAACATCAATGTGATGTCATTGATCTTCAACAGGCCGCTGATCTTGCTCTTTCTGTCTCTGCTGCAAATAATAGGTGCTATGGATCTTGGTTCTCTGCACCGGAAAATGCATTAAATAATATTTATAGTGAAGCGAGTCTTAGCCGCATTCAAATCGCGCTGAGCTTGGAAGTTGCCGGCTATCGAGGGGAAGAACAACAAGCCCGTAAAATCGAAAACCTTGGTGAGTTTGTTCGTGCCGCTTATTACGTTCGCTATAACGCGCAAGCTGAAGATTTCTCTAAAGCCTTGAGTCAACGTTTTGCTCAATCGACCAATGCTTTTCTTGCGAATACAAATGCATTAGACCAAGGTCGCGAACAAGTCGGGGCAATGAAGAGCCTGACGTTAATGGTCGATAACGTTAAGCAATTGCCACTAACAATGGATGCTCAACTTGCGGCATTACGTCACTTTAATCAAGAAACGGCGCAAGACTCACAATGGGTCGACGGGTTAAACAACCTGTTTCGAGCAATGGCAGGGCACGCAGCTAGAGATGACTTCTACGATTACATGGCGAGCCATACCCAGCACATCGATACGTTGGCGGTATTCGCTCGTGATAACACGTGGGCTTTAGATACTGATGCGAGCTTCCTTGTTTATAACGCCGTGCGTGAAACCGGTCGTTTGCTGGCAAGCCCAGATAAATCAACGAAAGACAAAGCGCTGCGTTTTATGCAGCAAGTGATGGTACAAAACCCACTTGGTAGTGAGCATGACAAGCTTTGGTTAGCGGCGGTTGAGATGATGGGGTATTACGCGCCAGACGGCTTGAATGGATTGGATTTAGAGCAAGCAAAGCGTGATTTATCAATGCGTGTACTTCCCAATCGTCATGAGTGCCAAGGACCTGCGATTATTCGTTCTCAAGATTTAACGCAAGCACAATCACAAGAAGCGTGTGATGTACTCGCGGGGAAAGAGGCGGACTTCCATCAAATAGCGAACACAGGTCAACAACCTGTCGCCGACGATAATAACGAGCGAGTTGAAGTCGCGGTGTTTGGCAGTAAAGGTAGCTACACTGATTACTCTGCATTCTTGTTTGGAAACACCACAGACAACGGTGGTCAGTACTTAGAAGGAAACCCATCAGAAGTGGGTAACGTCGCTCGCTTTGTAGCTTACCGTTACGCTAACGGCGATGACCTTTCAATTTTCAATTTAGAGCATGAGTACACTCACTATCTCGATGCGCGCTTTAACCAATACGGGTCGTTTAACGACAACTTGGCACATGGTTACGTTGTGTGGTGGCTAGAAGGTTTTGCTGAGTTCATGCATTACAAGCAAGGTTACGATGCCGCTGTTGGTTTGATTCGTAGCGGGAAGATGAGTTTGTCGGATGTGCTTGCGACCACTTACTCCCATGATTCTAACCGTATCTACCGATGGGGCTACTTGGCGGTGCGCTTTATGATAGAAGAACATCCTCAAGAGGTACAAAGCTTATTGGCACTGTCTCGTGCTGGCAAATTTTCAGAATGGGCACAACAAGTGAAAGTGCTTGGGCTGCAATACAATGGTGAGTTTGAGCGTTGGCTAGACACTGTTTCAAGTGAACCAACAAAGCCGACTGATCCCACAGAACCGACTGATCCTACAAATCCAACAGACCAAGCCATAGTGCTTGCAGCAAACCAAGGTGTGGTGTTGAGCGGCGAGGCGTACAGTGAGCAGTTGTTCTACGTCGATGTACCAGAGAACACCACGCATTTTGAGGTTTCGATTGAAGGTAGTGCTCTGGGTCAAAGTGATGCAGACCTTTATATGAGTTACAACAAAGAGGCGCATTATTATGATTTCGAGTTCAGCCAATACGGTAACGGCAGTAATGAAGTTGTGACGTTTGAGCCAGAAGCGTCGGGTTACATCCAAACAGGTCGTTACTACATGAGTATCGCAGGGCGCACCGATTTCAATGACGTGAAACTGTTGGCATCGTTAGAAACAGAAACGCTACCACCACCAGCCCAAGAACAAGATGATTTAACACCAATAATCTTCGAGTCAGGTCAGCCACAAATAATTACTGTTCATCAACGCCGCTATGCTGCGGTGTATGTTCCTGGAGGTGTGCAGGAGGTGCGAGTGTGGTTAACGGATAAAAAAGCGACTCAATCAGATACCGGTAATGTCGATCTGTTTGCTAGTCGCTCATATTGGCCAACCGCAGGGAAATACGAGTATACGTCGAACTACACAGGTAGTAATGAATATCTGCAAATTCCGGTGAGCGAGGTGGGTTATTTGCATTTCTTACTCAGCGCAGACTTAGAAGGGGATGATGTTGAGATGTTGGTGTACGTTCACTAA
- a CDS encoding acyl-homoserine-lactone synthase — MKLKLSLDSLLASSLPIEKKQRTLIEIMLNAYLPQERTVLFQTITDYRRSQLESLFPKHQNKSLSVLFELMSYRDLLQRYPNTLSIEMASLEAIVGHCYKHWLDFWCECEIAWIKAKAPIDVNETLHVELPIKDSAYYGAIIEQIEASSLVVQIPSHPQAMPICDAIALCNLEVFIKGEKWFEMLPLLHLSQTGKHFVLLKHPTGEVHTTLVSSALIQDWSKNETWLSYAPPFSNEQWQYCLPKQGYDDLAGLQLFTPPKLPKCHSLVEFDNHFQLQLSDKNAVCEVLRLTVSGNTQQKLYFLYLAQKELMNALHQIEYKVGFTIIEQPFMLQFYQATDPKAYFHSGYCELNDDGTTIYRGFWNFEVMTKVFNNTDFRRYKRTVRDNRKLSSIEKVSSVDKSSSVKRDEHV; from the coding sequence ATGAAATTAAAGTTGTCTTTAGACTCACTGTTGGCTAGCAGTCTGCCTATCGAAAAGAAACAGCGAACGCTGATCGAGATCATGCTCAACGCCTATCTGCCTCAAGAACGTACTGTGCTTTTCCAAACCATTACAGACTATCGCAGAAGCCAATTAGAATCGCTCTTCCCTAAACATCAAAACAAAAGCTTATCTGTATTATTTGAATTGATGAGCTACCGCGATCTCCTACAACGATATCCAAACACTTTGTCGATAGAAATGGCTTCGCTGGAAGCCATCGTTGGCCACTGTTATAAGCATTGGTTAGATTTTTGGTGTGAATGTGAAATTGCCTGGATAAAAGCAAAGGCACCCATCGATGTGAACGAGACACTTCATGTAGAACTACCTATCAAAGACAGTGCTTATTACGGTGCAATTATTGAACAGATAGAAGCTTCTTCACTTGTGGTACAAATACCCAGCCACCCTCAAGCCATGCCAATCTGTGATGCCATTGCTTTATGCAACCTTGAGGTTTTCATCAAAGGTGAGAAATGGTTTGAAATGTTACCTTTACTGCACCTATCACAAACAGGTAAACACTTTGTCTTACTCAAACATCCAACTGGTGAAGTACACACTACGCTGGTCTCATCTGCCTTAATTCAAGATTGGTCGAAGAATGAAACATGGCTAAGTTACGCGCCACCATTTAGCAATGAACAATGGCAATACTGTTTACCTAAGCAGGGTTACGATGATTTAGCAGGATTACAACTTTTCACACCACCAAAACTGCCGAAATGTCATTCTCTCGTAGAATTTGATAATCACTTCCAGTTACAATTGTCTGACAAAAACGCTGTGTGTGAAGTGTTGCGCTTGACAGTAAGTGGCAATACTCAACAAAAACTCTATTTTCTCTACCTTGCTCAGAAAGAATTGATGAATGCCTTACATCAAATAGAGTACAAAGTCGGCTTCACTATTATCGAGCAACCTTTCATGCTCCAATTTTATCAAGCTACCGATCCCAAAGCGTATTTCCATTCTGGATATTGCGAGTTGAATGACGACGGTACAACCATTTATCGTGGGTTCTGGAATTTCGAAGTGATGACCAAAGTATTCAATAACACCGATTTTCGTCGCTACAAGCGCACAGTGCGGGACAATAGAAAGCTCAGTTCTATAGAAAAAGTAAGCTCAGTAGATAAATCCAGTTCAGTAAAAAGAGATGAACATGTTTGA
- the luxN gene encoding quorum-sensing autoinducer 1 sensor kinase/phosphatase LuxN, whose translation MFDFGLEAIAYAKAITLLMTAAIVVMWLLYYCYRLKQKREVIAGTHHVPYIAYSVCIIAWIGSNAYFHTELLPELGDSAAVFAAKFANLASFFAFAFAYYFSCQLAAEQRNGKVHLWQQAIFVSSSVYSLFINLSPGLTVEHVDITGPSQFVIEFGPHTPYFFIGLVSFVVLTLTNLVAMRTNSSKLILAKTNYMIAGILVFMLSTATIHLGMTYFMRDFSLTWLPPALSISEMMFVGYALLTSRFYSVKYLAYMSLNALLVCAILVIPFGAIFIPLTDDNQWLVAIPICALIGITWHVLYKRVSHYASLLVYRNKKTPVQQILALEDDFKLSIDDAMRRLGNLLQIPEDKLRLVNSNYNETFYEEYLSTNKSVLLFDELSEELDYSEPTKSSIKALYDKMSSNNTALVMPLFGKGQSVSHLLISSHKNNDQMFSNEEILALQTLLTRVQSTIEADRRIRQSRALANSIAHEMRNPLAQVQLHFEVLKQHIDNQAPAKQILLDIENGQAAIQRGRQLIDIILREVSDSSPEHGPVTMTSIHKAVDQAVSQYGFENEKIIERIRLPQHADFVVKLNETLFNFVIFNLIRNAIYYFDSYPESQIEISTKAGSYENVLIFRDTGPGIDETIAHKIFDDFFSYQKSGGSGLGLGYCQRVMRSFGGKVECHSKLGEFTEFHLYFPVVPNAPKADALRTPYFNDWKSNQTATENKTNAKVKPDNQAETQHSEPTSTVTPENHLAPTVLIVDDKEVQRTLVQMYLSRLGVNSLQAKNGENAVELFKTHKIDLILMDVQMPIMNGFDASQIIKARSPQTPIIALSGESGQNELDMISQLMDGRLEKPTSLNALQHVLNNWLDKGWASNASKEAEGGE comes from the coding sequence ATGTTTGATTTCGGCCTAGAGGCGATCGCTTATGCCAAAGCAATAACGCTCCTAATGACGGCAGCAATCGTCGTAATGTGGTTGCTCTACTATTGCTATCGCCTTAAACAAAAAAGAGAAGTAATCGCAGGCACGCATCATGTACCTTACATTGCTTATTCCGTCTGCATCATTGCTTGGATTGGTAGCAATGCTTATTTCCATACTGAGTTGTTACCGGAACTTGGCGATTCGGCCGCTGTGTTTGCGGCAAAATTTGCCAACCTTGCATCTTTCTTTGCGTTTGCCTTCGCCTACTACTTCTCGTGTCAGCTCGCAGCCGAGCAACGCAATGGCAAAGTACACTTATGGCAACAAGCCATTTTCGTCAGCTCATCTGTCTATTCCCTGTTTATTAATTTAAGTCCAGGATTAACCGTTGAACACGTCGATATTACCGGCCCAAGCCAATTCGTTATTGAGTTTGGTCCTCATACGCCATACTTCTTTATCGGACTGGTGAGCTTTGTTGTCCTAACCTTAACCAACCTTGTCGCTATGCGAACCAATAGCAGCAAACTCATACTCGCCAAGACAAATTACATGATTGCGGGCATCTTAGTTTTCATGCTTTCAACTGCGACCATTCACCTTGGCATGACCTACTTCATGCGTGATTTCTCACTGACCTGGCTACCACCTGCTTTATCGATTAGTGAGATGATGTTCGTTGGTTATGCCCTGCTTACTTCACGCTTTTACAGTGTGAAATACCTCGCTTATATGAGTCTCAACGCGCTGTTAGTCTGCGCGATTCTAGTGATACCTTTCGGTGCAATCTTCATCCCACTGACCGATGACAATCAGTGGCTAGTAGCCATTCCTATCTGTGCGCTGATAGGCATTACTTGGCATGTACTCTACAAACGCGTGAGCCACTACGCCTCCCTCTTGGTTTACAGAAACAAGAAAACGCCAGTACAACAAATCCTTGCTTTGGAAGACGATTTCAAACTTTCGATTGATGATGCGATGCGTCGTTTAGGTAACCTGCTGCAGATACCAGAAGACAAACTGCGCCTCGTCAATAGCAACTACAACGAGACTTTTTACGAAGAGTACCTTTCAACCAATAAGTCCGTATTGTTATTCGATGAACTTTCTGAAGAACTCGATTACTCAGAGCCTACGAAAAGCTCTATCAAGGCGCTTTATGACAAAATGAGCTCGAATAACACCGCCTTGGTTATGCCTCTATTCGGCAAAGGCCAGTCTGTTTCGCACTTATTGATATCGTCACACAAGAATAACGACCAGATGTTCTCTAATGAAGAGATCCTAGCACTGCAAACCTTATTAACTCGTGTGCAAAGTACCATCGAAGCCGATCGTCGTATTCGCCAAAGCCGAGCACTAGCTAACTCGATTGCTCATGAAATGCGTAATCCTCTCGCTCAAGTACAATTACATTTTGAAGTGCTAAAGCAGCATATTGATAACCAAGCACCGGCTAAACAGATATTACTCGATATCGAGAATGGCCAAGCGGCTATTCAGCGTGGGCGTCAGCTGATTGATATCATCTTACGCGAAGTCAGTGACAGTTCTCCGGAGCACGGTCCCGTTACCATGACTTCTATTCACAAAGCGGTGGATCAGGCGGTAAGCCAATACGGTTTCGAGAATGAGAAGATTATTGAGCGAATTCGTTTACCACAACATGCTGATTTTGTAGTAAAACTCAATGAAACCTTGTTCAATTTTGTCATTTTCAACCTGATACGGAATGCGATCTATTACTTTGATTCTTATCCAGAAAGCCAAATAGAGATCAGCACTAAAGCCGGATCATACGAGAACGTTCTGATCTTCCGAGATACAGGCCCGGGCATTGACGAAACCATAGCTCACAAGATCTTTGATGACTTCTTCTCTTATCAAAAAAGTGGAGGTAGTGGACTAGGATTAGGTTATTGCCAACGCGTGATGCGTTCATTTGGCGGCAAAGTTGAATGCCACTCTAAACTTGGTGAGTTTACAGAATTCCACCTTTACTTCCCTGTGGTGCCAAATGCACCCAAAGCAGATGCGCTTCGTACGCCTTACTTCAATGATTGGAAAAGTAATCAAACCGCAACTGAAAACAAAACCAACGCCAAGGTTAAGCCAGATAACCAAGCGGAAACGCAACATTCAGAACCAACAAGTACAGTAACCCCAGAAAACCATTTGGCTCCAACCGTGCTTATCGTCGATGATAAAGAAGTACAACGCACGCTTGTTCAGATGTACCTGAGTCGACTTGGTGTAAATAGCTTACAAGCCAAAAACGGTGAGAACGCCGTTGAGCTGTTCAAAACACACAAGATCGATTTGATCTTAATGGACGTACAAATGCCGATAATGAATGGTTTTGACGCAAGCCAAATCATCAAGGCACGCTCTCCTCAAACGCCAATCATTGCTTTGTCCGGCGAATCAGGACAGAACGAGTTAGATATGATCAGCCAGTTGATGGATGGTCGCCTAGAGAAACCAACCTCTTTGAATGCACTGCAACACGTGCTCAATAACTGGCTTGATAAAGGCTGGGCGTCAAATGCTTCCAAAGAAGCCGAAGGTGGAGAGTAG
- a CDS encoding LysR family transcriptional regulator, giving the protein MKLNNVDLNLLKVFVVVYQEKSLRKAAEKLFVSTPAVSQSIKKLKESLGEELFVLSHQQFLPTPYSDDLYRRVFPLLDGLVTAIEEGKQFNPVDLSEDFKIDANPHVLPWLTPALFHQLSVESPSSRLISHTSSQNSLERLKSDEIDFVVHFEAENLPAEIIAVPLVNLKFVLAVREGHPFKASIATIDDLLAFPFAHVDLAYFDQNKHSRLEEEVISQGKSINMALRTTSIVGLIETIKHSNIIAPCMPPVIEQHKGVLRSIAIEGLEEGTEEMEVFAYLHKKNQHSAKYKWLLDLIETAMAEANHQ; this is encoded by the coding sequence ATGAAACTGAACAATGTCGATCTGAACTTATTGAAAGTGTTTGTGGTGGTGTATCAGGAGAAGAGCTTGAGAAAAGCGGCTGAGAAGTTGTTTGTCTCGACACCTGCAGTTAGCCAAAGCATCAAGAAACTCAAAGAATCCTTAGGTGAAGAATTGTTTGTGCTGTCCCATCAGCAGTTTTTACCCACGCCTTATTCGGACGACCTGTATCGTCGCGTTTTTCCGTTATTGGATGGATTGGTTACGGCGATAGAAGAAGGAAAACAGTTTAATCCCGTGGACCTCAGTGAAGATTTTAAAATTGATGCGAATCCTCATGTTCTGCCTTGGTTGACTCCCGCTCTGTTTCATCAGCTATCAGTAGAAAGTCCATCTTCAAGACTGATAAGTCATACTAGCTCCCAAAATTCCTTAGAAAGACTTAAGAGTGACGAGATTGATTTTGTCGTTCATTTCGAAGCTGAGAATTTGCCTGCCGAGATCATTGCCGTACCTCTCGTAAACTTAAAATTTGTATTGGCAGTAAGAGAAGGTCATCCTTTCAAGGCGTCCATCGCAACGATTGATGATTTGTTGGCGTTTCCTTTCGCTCATGTTGACCTCGCTTACTTCGACCAAAACAAGCACTCGCGATTGGAAGAGGAAGTCATAAGCCAAGGTAAATCGATTAACATGGCGCTTCGGACGACTTCTATCGTTGGGTTAATTGAAACGATCAAGCACTCTAATATTATCGCCCCTTGTATGCCTCCTGTGATTGAACAACATAAAGGTGTATTGCGCTCAATCGCGATTGAGGGATTGGAAGAGGGAACCGAGGAGATGGAGGTGTTCGCCTATCTTCATAAGAAAAACCAACATTCAGCTAAATACAAATGGCTGCTGGATTTGATTGAAACGGCGATGGCAGAGGCTAATCACCAGTAA
- a CDS encoding DUF1214 domain-containing protein yields MNILSKAIAGTLTCPLRSTAMLISVTALFSATAIAGNDNPTETLQTRAGDFTFETDFLHGIPTQESSAKLFELMDYQRASQAYIWSVPLVSNYAWKQAYADMGAEDGQITYVESHESKLGGLTYNTSTPYAITWFNVEKEPVVIEIPTDELRGAVHTMWQIGISQMTEPGVYVVKAKGAETPSNLPKGAKVFESDTNYVFFGVRLMAESDKQRMKDLEALKITDLNGKPLSDNGVNFPERGEDAKHPRGMAFWNTLNEAIQAEPVAERDRMMHDMLRPLGIEKGKAFTPSVQQRDILEQAVVMGEAMVKNIDFNKTERLPHAAYGNEGNSWEIATASTPNQDRDYGMDLDGRAAWFYEAVTNDIAMHGFENGGWGQIYLDNYRDDNANGLNGSNHYTLTLDGDVNFADLFWTITVYNVENRAIIDNDIERADVGSNIEGTVKDAQGNYTFHFSPTKPAGVNEANWVQTREDENWFVYFRAYSPSKAFVTQQPETLLPNFKRVN; encoded by the coding sequence ATGAACATTTTATCTAAAGCAATAGCCGGCACTCTCACTTGCCCACTACGATCGACAGCGATGCTCATTTCCGTAACGGCCTTGTTTTCAGCAACAGCGATTGCAGGAAACGATAACCCAACAGAAACTCTTCAAACACGCGCGGGAGACTTCACTTTCGAAACCGACTTTCTTCATGGTATTCCAACACAAGAAAGCTCAGCAAAGTTGTTTGAACTGATGGACTATCAACGTGCGTCACAAGCTTACATTTGGTCGGTACCTTTAGTTTCAAACTACGCATGGAAACAAGCCTATGCTGATATGGGTGCTGAGGACGGCCAAATTACTTATGTTGAGTCTCACGAATCTAAGCTAGGAGGCTTAACTTACAACACATCTACACCTTACGCGATTACTTGGTTTAACGTCGAGAAAGAGCCCGTTGTTATAGAAATTCCCACAGATGAATTGCGCGGCGCAGTACACACCATGTGGCAAATCGGTATTTCTCAGATGACCGAACCGGGCGTCTACGTGGTAAAAGCCAAAGGAGCAGAAACACCGAGTAATCTGCCAAAAGGCGCTAAGGTTTTTGAGTCGGACACCAACTATGTTTTCTTCGGTGTTCGCTTAATGGCAGAGTCAGATAAGCAACGTATGAAAGACTTAGAGGCTCTCAAAATTACAGACCTCAACGGTAAGCCACTGAGTGATAACGGCGTAAACTTCCCTGAGCGTGGTGAAGACGCCAAGCACCCAAGAGGCATGGCATTTTGGAATACGTTGAATGAAGCCATTCAAGCTGAGCCAGTAGCAGAGCGCGATCGTATGATGCACGACATGCTACGTCCATTAGGTATTGAAAAAGGTAAAGCGTTTACGCCATCAGTTCAGCAGCGTGACATCTTAGAGCAAGCTGTCGTCATGGGTGAAGCTATGGTTAAGAACATCGACTTCAACAAAACGGAACGCTTGCCACACGCAGCTTACGGTAATGAAGGTAATTCGTGGGAAATAGCAACAGCTTCGACTCCGAACCAAGATCGTGACTACGGTATGGATCTCGATGGACGTGCGGCTTGGTTTTATGAAGCGGTGACCAACGATATTGCGATGCACGGTTTCGAAAACGGCGGTTGGGGTCAGATCTACCTAGACAACTACCGTGATGACAATGCAAATGGGCTTAATGGCAGCAATCACTATACTTTGACGTTGGATGGCGATGTTAATTTCGCCGATTTGTTCTGGACAATCACTGTTTATAACGTTGAGAACCGCGCCATCATCGACAACGACATTGAGCGTGCCGATGTAGGTTCAAACATCGAAGGAACGGTCAAAGACGCACAAGGTAATTACACCTTCCACTTCTCGCCAACTAAACCAGCAGGTGTGAATGAGGCTAACTGGGTGCAAACCCGAGAAGACGAAAACTGGTTTGTTTACTTCCGTGCCTACTCACCAAGTAAAGCGTTTGTAACGCAGCAGCCAGAAACCTTATTGCCTAACTTCAAGCGTGTGAACTGA